In Gemmata obscuriglobus, a single genomic region encodes these proteins:
- the hpt gene encoding hypoxanthine phosphoribosyltransferase yields MEVLITADQVRARVDEMAAEIMRAYDGKPVTVVGILTGCLIFTADLIRRIDLPLRVAFITASSYRGTTTVSGLLEIRDDLLPDIAGRHILLLDDILDTGKTLARVVAHLIDRGAASVKVGVLLRKLGRQEVPFEPDFVGFPIPDKFVIGYGLDFNDEYRHLPFIGVLQPGE; encoded by the coding sequence ATGGAAGTTCTCATCACCGCCGACCAGGTCCGCGCGCGTGTGGACGAGATGGCCGCCGAGATCATGCGCGCCTACGACGGCAAGCCGGTCACGGTCGTGGGCATCCTGACCGGGTGCCTGATCTTCACCGCGGACCTCATACGCCGGATCGACCTGCCGCTGCGGGTCGCGTTCATCACCGCGTCCAGTTACCGGGGAACGACCACCGTTTCCGGTCTGCTGGAGATTCGTGACGATTTGCTGCCCGACATCGCCGGGCGCCACATCCTGCTGCTCGACGACATCCTCGACACCGGTAAGACGCTCGCCCGCGTCGTGGCGCATCTGATCGACCGCGGTGCGGCGTCGGTGAAGGTGGGGGTGCTGCTCCGCAAGCTCGGCCGCCAGGAAGTGCCGTTCGAGCCCGATTTCGTCGGGTTCCCGATCCCCGACAAGTTCGTGATCGGGTACGGGTTGGATTTCAACGACGAGTACCGGCACCTGCCGTTCATTGGGGTGCTGCAACCCGGTGAATAG